A genomic segment from Triticum dicoccoides isolate Atlit2015 ecotype Zavitan chromosome 1A, WEW_v2.0, whole genome shotgun sequence encodes:
- the LOC119355389 gene encoding CRM-domain containing factor CFM3, chloroplastic/mitochondrial-like produces the protein MALSELPLHHSFRLSSRPLLPLRLLSLSKWAPADPSAPAPAPSPGHAPSTSIDRIVHRLRNLGLGTDDDEPSSSPADAPLDGRERLGDLLDRSWARPDRQFAASGLDEAVLPWERDRESDGEEADGVKRKRVRAPSLAELTMDDVELRRLRGMGMTLKDRITVPKAGVTQAITEKIHDAWRKSELVRLKFHEDLANDMKTAHELVERRTGGLIIWRAGSVMVVYRGSNYTRPLKSQPLDGTSSLRKGEDSTLFIPDGSSTAESDNQGKDLTAQHDNAPILDLHNTEDMTEEELEFNQMLDELGPRFVDWWGTGILPVDADLLPQTIPGYKAPFRVLPTGMRTSLTNSELTNLRKLARNLPCHFALGRNRNHQGLAAAIVKLWEKSLVVKIAVKRGIQNTNNKLMSDEIKNLTGGTLLLRNKYYIVIYRGKDFLPTSVAAALAEREELTKDIQNLEEQRRSISIEHSPEDGFDGHALVGTLAEFQEAQARWGRNVTSKEQQEMKEASFRSEKEKLFRRLEHKLSIAQAKIHRAGKLLSKIEASMVLANPSDDREMITAEERSVFRRIGLKMKAYLPVGIRGVFDGVIENMHLHWKHREVVKLITKQKTLAFVEETARLLEYESGGILVAIERVPKGHALIFYRGKNYRRPINIRPRNLLTKAKALKRAVAMQRHEALSQHIDQLEFNMKQMKRDLGMEDYDEEAEDASDSESEDDTAGYDEGMEDYDKEEEDESDSEDEDN, from the exons ATGGCGCTCTCCGAGCTGCCCCTCCACCACTCCTTCCGCCTCTCCTCCCGCCCGCTCCTCCCGCTCCGCCTCCTCTCCCTCTCC AAGTGGGCCCCCGCCGACCCCTCCGCGCCCGCGCCCGCCCCCTCCCCGGGCCACGCGCCCTCCACCTCCATCGACCGCATCGTCCACCGCCTCCGCAACCTCGGCCTCGGCACCGACGACGACGagccctcctcctcccccgccgacGCCCCGCTCGACGGCAGGGAGCGCCTCGGCGACCTGCTCGACCGCAGCTGGGCGCGCCCCGACCGCCAGTTCGCCGCCTCCGGCCTCGACGAGGCCGTCCTCCCGTGGGAGAGGGACCGGGAGAGCGACGGCGAGGAGGCGGACGGGGTCAAGAGGAAGCGGGTCAGGGCGCCCTCCCTTGCGGAGCTCACCATGGACGACGTGGAGCTGCGCCGCCTGCGGGGCATGGGCATGACCCTCAAGGACCGCATCACCGTGCCCAAGGCCGGGGTCACGCAGGCCATCACGGAGAAGATCCACGACGCCTGGAGGAAGTCGGAGCTGGTCCGCCTCAAGTTCCACGAGGACCTCGCCAACGACATGAAGACTGCCCATGAGCTTGTCGAG AGACGAACAGGAGGATTGATCATATGGAGGGCAGGGAGTGTCATGGTTGTCTATCGCGGGAGCAATTACACGAGGCCTCTGAAATCTCAACCTTTGGACGGTACCTCGTCACTGAGGAAGGGTGAAGATAGTACACTGTTCATCCCCGATGGCTCGAGCACTGCTGAGAGTGATAATCAGGGGAAGGATCTAACTGCTCAACATGATAATGCACCCATATTGGATCTGCACAATACAGAGGACATGACGGAAGAAGAGCTGGAGTTCAATCAAATGCTTGATGAGCTGGGCCCTCGTTTCGTGGATTGGTGGGGAACAGGAATTTTACCTGTGGATGCCGACTTGCTGCCTCAAACAATTCCAGGTTATAAAGCGCCATTTAGAGTTCTTCCAACTGGAATGCGTACAAGCCTTACCAACTCAGAGCTCACTAATTTGCGAAAGTTAGCAAGGAACCTCCCTTGTCATTTTGCTCTAG GGAGAAACCGGAATCATCAAGGCTTGGCCGCGGCTATTGTTAAGCTTTGGGAGAAGAGTTTGGTGGTGAAAATAGCTGTCAAACGTGGAATCCAGAACACAAATAATAAGCTGATGTCAGACGAAATAAAG AATCTAACAGGGGGTACCCTGCTTCTTCGAAATAAATATTACATTGTAATATATCGTGGAAAAGACTTCCTCCCAACGTCTGTTGCTGCTGCCTTGGCTGAAAGAGAGGAGTTGACAAAAGATATCCAGAATCTAGAGGAGCAGAGAAGATCCATTTCCATTGAACACTCTCCGGAGGATGGTTTTGATGGGCATGCTCTCGTAGGAACTCTTGCTGAATTTCAGGAGGCGCAAGCCCGCTGGGGAAGAAATGTAACTTCTAAGGAGCAACAAGAGATGAAAGAAGCGTCTTTTAGATCAGAAAAGGAAAAGCTTTTCAGAAGACTCGAACACAAGCTTTCCATT GCTCAAGCAAAAATACATAGAGCAGGGAAGTTATTATCAAAGATTGAAGCTTCTATGGTCCTTGCAAACCCATCCGATGACCGAGAAATGATCACAGCCGAGGAGAGATCTGTTTTCCGTAGAATTGGTCTGAAAATGAAAGCATATTTGCCTGTTG GAATCCGTGGTGTCTTTGATGGCGTCATTGAAAATATGCACTTGCACTGGAAGCACAGGGAAGTTGTCAAATTGATTACAAAGCAAAAGACCTTGGCGTTTGTTGAGGAGACAGCACGACTTCTAGAGTATGAGAGTGGCGGTATACTAGTTGCAATCGAAAGAGTCCCCAAGGGTCACGCACTTATTTTTTACCGTGGAAAGAATTACAGGAGGCCTATTAACATAAGGCCTAGAAATCTCTTAACAAAGGCTAAGGCATTGAAACGTGCAGTTGCAATGCAACGCCATGAA GCCCTCAGCCAGCATATAGATCAACTGGAATTCAATATGAAGCAAATGAAGCGTGATTTG GGCATGGAGGACTACGATGAAGAGGCCGAGGATGCGTCAGATTCAGAAAGTGAAGACGATACAGCGGGCTATGATGAG GGTATGGAGGACTATGataaagaggaagaggatgaatcGGATTCAGAAGATGAAGACAACTAG